The proteins below come from a single Sorghum bicolor cultivar BTx623 chromosome 4, Sorghum_bicolor_NCBIv3, whole genome shotgun sequence genomic window:
- the LOC8073952 gene encoding expansin-B15 → MATKMVLCRFVALAALACLLRPGAPVELHRRLSAWSGDAGATWYGAPTGAGSDGGACGYQNAVDQPPFSSMIAAGSPSIFQNGEGCGSCYQVKCTGHASCSGSPVTVVLTDECPGGACLAEPVHFDLSGTAFGALAKPGQADQLRSAGLLKIQYTRVPCNWNGMDIAFKVDGGSNANYLAVLIEYESGDGELRSVELMQRGGAAWAPMQRSWGAVWRYNSGAALQAPFSVRLTSGSGRTVVATNVIPAGWSPGATYRSVVNFNN, encoded by the exons ATGGCTACCAAGATGGTCCTGTGTCGCTTTGTGGCCTTGGCGGCTCTCGCCTGCCTCCTCCGCCCTGGCGCGCCCGTCGAGCTCCACCGCAGGCTCTCCGCCTGGTCCGGCGACGCCGGCGCGACGTGGTACGGCGCACCCACCGGCGCTGGGAGCGACG GTGGTGCGTGCGGGTACCAGAACGCCGTCGACCAGCCGCCGTTCTCGTCCATGATCGCCGCCGGCAGCCCGTCCATCTTCCAGAACGGCGAGGGCTGCGGCTCCTGCTATCAG GTGAAATGCACCGGTCACGCGTCGTGCTCCGGCAGCCCGGTGACGGTGGTCCTGACCGACGAGTGCCCCGGCGGCGCGTGCCTGGCCGAGCCCGTGCACTTCGACCTGAGCGGCACGGCGTTCGGAGCCCTGGCGAAGCCCGGCCAGGCCGACCAGCTCCGCAGCGCCGGACTCCTCAAGATCCAGTACACTCG GGTGCCGTGCAACTGGAACGGGATGGACATCGCGTTCAAGGTGGACGGCGGGTCGAACGCGAACTACTTGGCGGTGCTGATCGAGTACGAGTCCGGCGACGGCGAGCTGAGGTCCGTGGAGCTCATGcagcgcggcggcgcggcgtggGCGCCGATGCAGCGGTCGTGGGGCGCCGTGTGGAGGTACAACTCCGGCGCCGCCCTGCAGGCGCCCTTCTCCGTCCGCCTCACCTCCGGCTCCGGCAGGACGGTCGTGGCCACCAACGTCATCCCCGCGGGGTGGTCGCCCGGCGCCACGTACCGCTCGGTCGTCAACTTCAACAACTAA
- the LOC8073953 gene encoding uncharacterized protein LOC8073953 produces the protein MEGLNWEAAETEGEQGHQAMDLEMTTSGKQSRGIGCVLDFIEENPIGVTIFPASLLPPLHADDGGARSGGGGGCVLLDLKAYIADFTNETTAKDFTSAGHEMQATLRVACPPRVSHLCIHCPTLKPADFGTEPVILAACDGFLLFRAAICNSYHCDEPTLQDYFVYRAPLSRMHGRPSLTRLPRPDLSSCFVRCNVGLLRYDGGDSGSNNDDDGGSLALRSHYIPQHHYVVAGLRASQGGRGDFTRYDLHRFDSRDGKWTTEVLQLGPMAPSPGLTFFYHMTHKVVTLGGGVMGWVDLCRGILLCDVLADRPQLYYTPLPEPGKHELLSEASANVFRDIAVVQGGHIRCVEHQTQVRPGSHSNGTYISDNWTLTTWSWKVTNPSCSTLPLEGRWERDCKIDASHISGSLPKLLGQAASLPPLQQLHTGHPTLSLDDDDVVYVVAKVDHRDDKAFVLAVNMWNGALQAADYFGAERMIGISFTYTQYRPSDYAEITTG, from the exons ATGGAAGGCCTGAATTGGGAGGCGGCGGAGACGGAAGGAGAGCAAGGCCACCAAGCCATGGATTTGGAGATGACGACCTCGGGTAAACAATCCAGAGGCATCGGCTGCGTTCTCGATTTCATCGAGGAGAATCCTATAGGGGTGACAATCTTCCCGGCTTCCCTCTTACCACCGCTCCATGCTGACGACGGTGGTGCgagaagcggcggcggcggcggctgtgtTCTACTCGATCTCAAAGCCTACATCGCCGACTTCACCAACGAGACGACCGCCAAGGATTTCACAAGCGCCGGCCACGAGATGCAGGCCACCCTTCGCGTCGCCTGTCCGCCACGCGTTTCCCACCTCTGCATCCACTGCCCCACCCTCAAGCCGGCTGATTTCGGGACGGAGCCCGTCATCCTCGCCGCGTGCGACGGCTTCCTCCTCTTCAGAGCGGCCATCTGCAACTCCTACCACTGCGATGAGCCAACATTGCAGGACTACTTCGTCTACCGGGCACCGCTCTCCAGGATGCATGGCCGGCCGTCGCTCACGCGCCTCCCACGACCTGACCTCTCCTCTTGCTTCGTCAGATGCAATGTTGGCCTCCTGCGCTACGATGGTGGCGACAGCGGCAGCAACAACGACGACGATGGCGGCAGCCTCGCCCTGCGCTCCCACTACATTCCCCAGCATCACTACGTCGTCGCCGGCCTCCGAGCTTCCCAAGGTGGGAGGGGTGACTTCACACGATACGATCTCCACCGCTTCGACTCAAGAGACGGGAAGTGGACCACCGAGGTGCTGCAGCTCGGACCCATGGCGCCATCGCCGGGCCTGACCTTCTTCTACCACATGACGCACAAGGTGGTCACGCTAGGCGGCGGCGTCATGGGCTGGGTCGACCTTTGTCGAGGCATCCTGCTCTGCGACGTGCTTGCTGACCGCCCGCAGCTCTACTACACCCCTCTCCCCGAGCCTGGCAAGCATGAGCTGCTGTCAGAGGCCTCCGCGAATGTGTTCCGTGACATTGCCGTTGTCCAAGGTGGCCACATCCGGTGCGTGGAGCACCAAACTCAGGTCAGGCCGGGGTCTCATAGCAATGGCACGTACATCTCCGACAACTGGACGCTCACCACATGGAGCTGGAAGGTCACCAACCCCAGCTGCTCTACCCTCCCTTTGGAGGGGCGCTGGGAGAGGGACTGCAAGATCGATGCTTCCCATATCTCAGGCTCACTGCCTAAGCTGCTGGGACAAGCTGCTTCTCTGCCACCATTGCAGCAGCTGCACACAGGCCATCCCACGCTGAGCTTGGACGACGATGATGTGGTCTATGTCGTGGCCAAGGTCGACCATCGGGACGACAAAGCGTTTGTGCTTGCTGTTAACATGTGGAATGGCGCGCTGCAAGCAGCAGATTACTTTGGAGCTGAGAGAATGATAGGtataagtttcacctacacacaGTACAGGCCATCGGACTACGCCGAAATCACTACAG GTTAA